The genomic DNA CGCCCACCGCGGCATTCACCGCGCCGCTCACCTCCGAGTTGCCGAGCTTGGTCTTGGTCTGGCCCTCAAACTGCGGCTCCATCACCTTCACCGAGATAACAGCCGTGAGGCCCTCGCGAAAGTCGTCGCCGGTAATGTCCACCTTGGCCTTATCAAAAAGCTGCCGTTTGTCGCCGTAGTTTTTCAGCACCCGCGTCACCGCCGAGCGGAAGCCCGCCACGTGCGTGCCGCCCTCAATGGTGTTAATGTTATTAACGTAGGAATATACGTTTTCCTGATACGAAGTATTGTACTGCAACGCTACCTCCACGGGCACGCCGCCCTTCTCGCTCTCCACGTAAATGGGCTCGGCGAGTAGTGAGGGCCGCTCGGTGCCGTCGAGGTACAGCACGAAGTCGCGCAGGCCGCCCGTGGAGTAAAACTCTTCGTAGCGGAAGCCCTCGGCGTCGGTGTGGCCCACGGCCGCGTCGCCGGTCAGCACATCGCGGCGGTCGGTAAGCGTAATGCGAATGCCCTTGTTGAGGAACGATAAGTCGCGCAGGCGGCCGGCGATGGTGGCGTAGCGGTACACCGTTTCGGTGAAGATGCTGGGGTCGGGCAGAAACTGTACTTCCGTGCCGTGCTCGTCGGTATCCCCAATTTCCTTCACCGGGTAGAGCGGTGCGCCGATGCTGTATTCCTGCTCGTAGAGGTGGCCCTTGCGGCGCACGTTTACTTTCAGGTCAATGCTGAGCGCATTCACGCAGCTCACGCCTACCCCGTGCAAACCGCCCGAAACCTTGTAGCTGTCCTTGTCAAACTTGCCGCCGGCGTGCAACACCGTCAGCACCACTTCGAGGGCCGAGCGGCCTTCCTTGGCGTGCCAATCAACGGGAATGCCGCGGCCGTTGTCGCGGACGGTAACCGAATTATTTTCGTTAATGGTAACCTGAATCAGGTCGCAGTGCCCGGCCAGGGCCTCATCGATGGAGTTGTCCACCACTTCCCACACCAGATGGTGGAGGCCTTTGACACCCGTATCGCCGATGTACATGCTGGGGCGCTTGCGCACCGCCTCCAGCCCTTCCAGCACCTGAATGCTATCGGCCGAGTAGTCGGCGGGGGCTTTCTTTTCTACTACTTCACTCATGCGAGAGAGGGGGTTAAACTGACCGGAAATACGGTCAGGAAGAGAACATCCAAAAGTACTCTTTTTATTCCATTTTGCCTAGTTTTTGTGCATCTTTTCTGGGGTATTTTCGGGCCAAAAAAAAGCCCCATTTGGGGCTGTAGATGGCATT from Hymenobacter psoromatis includes the following:
- the gyrB gene encoding DNA topoisomerase IV subunit B (negatively supercoils closed circular double-stranded DNA); the encoded protein is MSEVVEKKAPADYSADSIQVLEGLEAVRKRPSMYIGDTGVKGLHHLVWEVVDNSIDEALAGHCDLIQVTINENNSVTVRDNGRGIPVDWHAKEGRSALEVVLTVLHAGGKFDKDSYKVSGGLHGVGVSCVNALSIDLKVNVRRKGHLYEQEYSIGAPLYPVKEIGDTDEHGTEVQFLPDPSIFTETVYRYATIAGRLRDLSFLNKGIRITLTDRRDVLTGDAAVGHTDAEGFRYEEFYSTGGLRDFVLYLDGTERPSLLAEPIYVESEKGGVPVEVALQYNTSYQENVYSYVNNINTIEGGTHVAGFRSAVTRVLKNYGDKRQLFDKAKVDITGDDFREGLTAVISVKVMEPQFEGQTKTKLGNSEVSGAVNAAVGEILGQYLEENPGQANRIMDKVILAAKARIAARKAKDMVQRKNVLGSNSLPGKLADCSDSDPEVCELYLVEGDSAGGTAKMGRNRAFQAILPLRGKILNVEKAQEHKILENEEIKNMITALGVTFNERKSLAFGTDDDGNETGPLNFSKLRYHKVIIMTDADIDGSHIRTLILTFFFRYMRQLVDQGHIYIALPPLYLVKRGKEERYCWSEEERIMAQEEIGRGKPETVHVQRYKGLGEMNAEQLWTTTMQPATRSLKQVTVDSAAEADHLFSMLMGDEVAPRRDFIEQNAKYAKLDV